A region from the Polaribacter sp. Hel1_33_78 genome encodes:
- the serS gene encoding serine--tRNA ligase has translation MLQVHFIRENKETVLAGLAKRNFANAETIIEQVLTADENRRKTQVELDNTLAESNKISKEIGTFFKSGEVQKANLLKEKTGLLKEKTKELSERSNAFAEELQGLLYQIPNVPHASVKSGKSEEDNENVFSEGTIPDLGENSLPHWELAKKYDIIDFELGTKIAGAGFPVYKGKGARLQRALINYFLDKNTQAGYTEVQVPHLVNEASGIATGQLPDKEGQMYHATVDDLYLIPTAEVPITNMFRGNLVQESNFPIKMTGYTPCFRREAGSYGAHVRGLNRLHQFDKVEIVRIEHPENSYQALDGMVEHIKGILRELKLPYRILRLCGGDTGFTSALTFDFELFSTAQNRWLEISSASNFETFQANRLKLRFKNKQGKSELAHTLNGSSLALPRVLAGILENYQTAEGIKIPDALVPYCGFNFIK, from the coding sequence ATGTTACAAGTACACTTTATTAGAGAAAACAAAGAAACTGTTTTAGCTGGGTTAGCAAAACGTAACTTTGCAAATGCTGAAACCATTATAGAGCAAGTTTTAACTGCTGATGAAAATCGCAGAAAAACGCAAGTTGAATTAGACAATACTTTAGCGGAATCTAATAAAATATCAAAAGAAATTGGAACATTTTTCAAATCTGGAGAAGTACAAAAAGCGAATCTTTTAAAAGAAAAAACAGGCCTGTTAAAAGAAAAAACGAAAGAACTTTCTGAAAGATCAAATGCTTTTGCTGAAGAATTACAGGGGCTTTTGTATCAGATTCCAAATGTTCCTCATGCTTCTGTAAAGTCTGGGAAATCAGAAGAAGATAATGAGAATGTTTTTAGTGAAGGGACAATTCCTGATTTAGGAGAAAACTCACTTCCTCATTGGGAATTAGCTAAGAAATACGATATTATCGATTTTGAATTAGGTACTAAAATTGCGGGTGCTGGTTTTCCTGTTTACAAAGGTAAAGGCGCAAGATTGCAACGTGCTTTAATCAATTATTTTTTAGATAAAAACACACAAGCTGGTTATACCGAAGTTCAAGTTCCACACCTTGTAAATGAAGCTTCTGGAATTGCAACAGGACAATTACCAGACAAAGAAGGGCAAATGTATCATGCAACGGTAGATGACTTATATTTGATTCCTACTGCAGAAGTGCCAATTACAAATATGTTTCGTGGAAATTTAGTACAAGAATCAAATTTTCCAATTAAGATGACAGGTTACACGCCTTGTTTTAGACGTGAAGCTGGAAGTTATGGAGCGCATGTTCGTGGTTTAAACAGATTGCATCAATTTGATAAAGTTGAAATTGTTCGTATAGAACATCCCGAGAATTCTTACCAAGCTTTAGACGGAATGGTAGAACATATTAAAGGTATTTTACGTGAATTAAAATTACCTTATAGAATATTACGTTTGTGCGGCGGAGACACTGGCTTTACATCGGCTTTAACTTTCGATTTTGAATTATTTTCTACAGCTCAAAACAGATGGTTAGAAATTAGTTCTGCATCAAACTTTGAAACTTTTCAGGCAAATAGATTGAAACTTCGTTTTAAAAATAAGCAAGGAAAAAGTGAATTAGCACATACATTAAATGGAAGTTCTTTAGCTTTACCGCGCGTTCTAGCAGGTATTTTAGAGAACTATCAAACTGCTGAAGGAATTAAAATACCAGATGCACTGGTTCCTTATTGTGGATTTAATTTTATTAAATAA
- a CDS encoding DUF4286 family protein: protein MYIYNVTINIDNLVYNDWLAWVETHILDVLNTGKFTSAKLTEVLVEEEMGGKTYSIQYSANTRENLDDYYKEDADRLRSESLKKFGDKMLAFRTELKLIKEFYPTNKNS, encoded by the coding sequence ATGTATATATACAACGTAACTATAAATATTGATAATCTTGTTTATAATGATTGGTTAGCTTGGGTGGAAACTCATATTCTTGACGTGTTAAATACGGGTAAATTTACCTCCGCAAAGCTTACGGAAGTTTTGGTTGAAGAAGAAATGGGAGGCAAAACGTACTCCATACAATACAGCGCAAACACAAGAGAAAATTTAGACGATTATTACAAAGAAGATGCTGATAGACTGCGCTCAGAGAGTCTTAAAAAATTTGGAGATAAAATGTTAGCTTTTAGAACAGAATTAAAATTGATAAAAGAGTTTTACCCAACAAATAAAAACTCCTAA
- a CDS encoding bifunctional riboflavin kinase/FAD synthetase, which translates to MKIVQNTSNFSVKDETYVTIGTFDGVHFGHQKIIEKLVKEAKKANKKSVVLTFFPHPRMVLQKDASLKLLNTIEERATLLEKTDLDYLIIHPFSKDFSRMSALEFVRDILVKQLNISKLIIGYDHHFGKNREGNITQLSEYSHLYGFKVEEIPAQDIDSVSVSSTKVRRALAAGNLKTANHYLGYNFMLTGTVVNGKKLGGKIGYPTANIDVKETYKLIPKTGVYVVKSSIGRKTVFGMMNIGNRPTINGNHQTIEIHFFDFSKDLYHKNLTIELLYFLRDEQKFDTIEFLVHQLKKDEEIARNYIKNNL; encoded by the coding sequence TTGAAAATAGTACAAAACACTTCTAATTTTTCTGTTAAAGATGAAACTTACGTGACCATTGGCACTTTTGACGGTGTGCATTTTGGGCATCAAAAAATCATTGAAAAATTAGTTAAGGAAGCTAAAAAAGCGAATAAAAAATCTGTGGTGTTAACTTTTTTTCCCCACCCAAGAATGGTGTTGCAAAAAGATGCTTCTTTAAAACTACTTAATACAATTGAAGAAAGAGCAACTTTACTCGAAAAAACAGATTTAGATTATTTAATTATTCACCCGTTTAGCAAAGATTTTTCAAGAATGTCCGCGCTAGAATTTGTGAGAGATATTTTAGTGAAACAACTAAATATTTCTAAGTTAATTATTGGTTATGACCATCACTTTGGAAAAAACAGAGAAGGAAATATTACACAACTTTCAGAGTACAGTCATTTATATGGTTTTAAAGTTGAAGAAATTCCGGCACAGGATATAGATAGTGTTTCTGTAAGCTCTACAAAAGTTAGACGTGCTTTAGCAGCTGGAAACTTAAAAACAGCCAACCATTATTTAGGATATAATTTTATGCTTACTGGTACTGTTGTAAACGGTAAAAAATTAGGTGGAAAAATTGGATACCCAACAGCGAATATAGATGTTAAAGAAACCTATAAATTAATTCCTAAAACTGGGGTTTACGTTGTAAAGTCTTCTATTGGTAGAAAAACTGTTTTTGGAATGATGAACATTGGAAACAGACCGACCATAAATGGAAATCATCAAACCATAGAAATTCATTTTTTCGATTTTAGTAAAGATTTATATCATAAAAATTTAACCATTGAACTTCTTTATTTTTTAAGAGATGAACAAAAATTTGACACTATTGAATTTTTAGTTCATCAACTTAAAAAAGACGAAGAAATTGCAAGAAATTATATCAAAAACAATCTCTAA
- the rsmA gene encoding 16S rRNA (adenine(1518)-N(6)/adenine(1519)-N(6))-dimethyltransferase RsmA has protein sequence MSVKAKKHLGQHFLIDESIAKNIADALKGNGYEHVLEIGPGMGVLTKYLLQKKSKLTVMELDRESVAYLHETFPLEHIKLDTTKKHFEIIEGDFLKKNIQEVFNKEQVAIIGNFPYNISTQIVFKAIENREFVPEFAGMFQKEVAKRIAEKEGSKVYGILSVLTQAFFDVEYLFTVPPAVFDPPPKVDSGVIRFTRKENYTLPVDEKLFFRVVKTAFNQRRKMLRSSLKSFNLSDTLKADPIFTKRPEQLSVTAFILLTQKIAAHGI, from the coding sequence ATGTCAGTAAAAGCAAAAAAACATTTAGGTCAACATTTTTTGATAGATGAAAGTATTGCCAAAAACATTGCAGATGCTTTAAAAGGAAATGGATACGAGCATGTTTTAGAAATTGGACCAGGAATGGGTGTTTTAACTAAATACTTATTGCAGAAAAAATCTAAGCTTACTGTTATGGAATTAGACAGAGAATCGGTGGCATATTTGCATGAAACCTTTCCTTTAGAACACATTAAACTCGACACAACAAAGAAGCATTTTGAAATTATTGAAGGTGATTTTTTAAAGAAAAATATTCAAGAAGTTTTCAACAAAGAGCAGGTTGCAATTATTGGTAATTTCCCTTATAATATTTCTACTCAAATTGTTTTTAAAGCTATCGAAAATAGAGAATTTGTACCTGAATTTGCTGGTATGTTTCAAAAGGAAGTAGCAAAAAGAATCGCAGAAAAAGAAGGCAGCAAAGTTTACGGAATTCTTTCTGTTTTAACGCAAGCTTTTTTTGATGTAGAATATTTATTTACAGTGCCTCCAGCAGTTTTTGACCCACCTCCAAAAGTAGATTCTGGAGTAATACGATTTACTAGAAAAGAAAATTACACGTTACCCGTTGATGAAAAATTATTTTTTAGAGTGGTAAAAACTGCCTTTAATCAGCGAAGAAAAATGTTGCGATCTAGTCTAAAATCCTTTAACCTTTCAGATACTTTAAAAGCAGACCCTATATTTACGAAAAGACCAGAACAATTGTCGGTTACGGCCTTTATTTTACTCACGCAAAAAATAGCAGCTCATGGCATTTGA
- a CDS encoding tetratricopeptide repeat protein translates to MSNFLVAQESVQNDFSLAESYFRQGSYEKATQIYKKLYDKSEFNTTFLKRLISCYQQIDSFKTAENLLQKRIKKITSQAYLYVFLGYNYERQQKQEFANTNYQMAINSLDKNAAYGGSIGRLFKEYNLLDYAILAYEKGMQKNSNVNYNFQIAQIYGEQGEFKKMFESYINLVDKNANYLNLIQRYASKYITDDSENATNILFRKTLLRKSVSNPKNEWNILLSWLFAQQKEYTKALIQEKALYQRNVSDLSAIFDLGRIAFDHNDFKAAALCFDFINEKSFLKEEKIDANLYLLKIAVATKNPKTTELFESLFNEFGINTSTIKVQVEYADFLTFSKNKPQEAINVLEKALTFSKTKFDKARIKLKLGDVLVFRGKFNKALIYFSQIQTQLKNHELAQQARFKVAQTSYFKGDFTWAKAQLKVLKGATTQLIANDAVALFLKITDNEPVDSIPSGLKQLAKAELLSYQNKNVEALIELENLFTSKNILANGLVPGEVIYDDVLFFQAKLFIKQKKYEEAIFSLEKIIAADNQGFLTDDVYYQMAELYNYNLNNTEKAKEYYQKIIFDHSSSIYLVEARKKYRNLRGDTVN, encoded by the coding sequence ATGAGCAACTTTTTAGTTGCCCAAGAATCTGTTCAAAACGATTTTTCCCTAGCTGAAAGCTATTTTAGACAAGGGTCTTATGAAAAAGCAACTCAAATTTATAAGAAATTATATGATAAAAGTGAATTTAACACCACTTTTTTAAAACGATTAATTTCTTGCTATCAGCAAATAGACAGCTTTAAAACTGCAGAAAATTTACTTCAAAAAAGAATTAAAAAAATTACATCTCAAGCTTATTTGTATGTATTCTTAGGATACAATTATGAGCGTCAACAAAAGCAAGAATTTGCAAATACTAATTATCAAATGGCAATTAATTCTTTAGATAAAAATGCAGCTTATGGAGGAAGCATTGGGCGCCTTTTTAAAGAGTACAATTTACTAGACTATGCAATCTTAGCCTATGAAAAAGGAATGCAAAAAAACTCAAATGTAAATTATAATTTTCAAATAGCTCAGATTTATGGGGAACAAGGTGAGTTCAAAAAAATGTTTGAATCGTATATAAATTTGGTTGATAAAAATGCAAATTATTTGAACTTAATCCAAAGATATGCAAGTAAATATATTACTGATGATTCAGAAAATGCAACCAATATTTTATTCAGAAAAACACTTTTAAGAAAGTCTGTAAGTAATCCTAAAAACGAGTGGAATATTTTATTAAGCTGGTTATTTGCGCAACAAAAAGAGTACACAAAAGCACTGATACAAGAAAAAGCACTGTATCAAAGAAACGTGTCAGATTTATCTGCAATTTTTGATTTAGGAAGAATTGCATTTGACCATAATGATTTTAAGGCAGCTGCATTGTGTTTTGATTTTATCAACGAAAAATCATTTTTAAAAGAAGAAAAAATTGATGCTAATTTATACCTTTTAAAGATTGCTGTTGCTACAAAAAACCCAAAAACAACCGAGTTATTTGAATCATTATTCAATGAATTTGGAATTAATACAAGTACAATAAAGGTGCAAGTTGAATATGCCGATTTTTTAACTTTTAGTAAAAACAAACCACAAGAAGCTATTAATGTTTTAGAAAAAGCATTGACTTTTTCTAAAACAAAATTCGACAAAGCAAGAATTAAGCTAAAGCTAGGAGATGTATTAGTTTTTAGGGGAAAATTTAACAAGGCATTGATCTATTTTTCTCAAATTCAAACACAATTAAAAAATCATGAACTGGCGCAACAAGCCCGCTTTAAAGTGGCACAAACAAGTTATTTTAAAGGCGATTTCACCTGGGCTAAAGCACAACTAAAAGTGCTAAAAGGAGCAACAACGCAACTCATTGCAAATGATGCTGTCGCTTTATTTTTAAAAATCACAGATAATGAGCCTGTAGATTCTATTCCTTCTGGGTTAAAACAACTGGCCAAAGCAGAACTATTATCTTATCAGAATAAAAATGTGGAAGCTTTAATCGAATTAGAAAACTTATTTACTTCGAAAAATATTCTTGCCAATGGTCTGGTCCCCGGAGAAGTAATTTATGATGATGTGCTATTTTTTCAAGCAAAGTTATTCATCAAACAAAAAAAATATGAAGAGGCTATTTTCAGTTTAGAAAAAATCATTGCTGCTGATAATCAAGGTTTTTTAACAGATGATGTTTATTATCAAATGGCAGAATTATATAATTACAATTTAAATAATACAGAAAAAGCCAAAGAGTATTACCAAAAGATTATTTTTGATCATTCTTCCAGTATTTATTTAGTGGAAGCCCGAAAAAAATACAGAAATTTAAGAGGAGATACTGTTAATTAA
- a CDS encoding TonB-dependent receptor produces MIKNFLLIAFIAFGSLAMVAQTTVSGTVTDAKTGETLPGASIKISRKAVGTNTDFDGNFVLKVTDKPPFTIEISMLGFQTEKVEITKNNQKVEVNLTENETSLDEIVVSASRTPERIMESPVTVERMDSRAIKNTSAPTFYDGLENLKGVDINTNSLTFKSVNTRGFATFANTRFMQLVDGMDNTSPALNFALGNLLGMSELDVKTVELLPGASSALYGANAFNGIMFMTSKSPFDDQGISFSLKGGITSQEAAGDNEYTDFNIRMAHAFSDKFAVKATMAYLDGTEWYATDYRNTNGSTYISGDRDSDRNYDGVNVYGDEVSTNIRGVAQTLEGLGIIPNGASALVPSENISRTGYDERDLMTYDAKSVKFGASLNYRPFGNDRLEIIWNSKYGTGNTIYQGTNRYNIKNFFMEQHKLEFKGKNFFVRGYLTSEDAGNSYDTRFAAININRSWKDDNTWFGEYTGAYLSGTLGGLTSDQAHALARQTAETGRLLPGTAGFQEAFDRITSDPDLVTGSKFQDKTKYYHADANYNFQDVTDWAEIQVGASYRLYSLNSNGSIFTDYDGPIEYNEYGVYTQLQKKFLEDDRLKFTASVRYDKAQNFNGNYSPRISLAYAAGENKNQNFRASFQTGFRNPTTQDQYIGLNAGRAFLVGSAPDNLDRYTTTPLSVSGLGQNFTGTPTVSVSGRSAYENSFSASSVIAGNPTKASIDLVKPEKVTAYEIGYRGLIPTGGSRISVDLSVYYNSYEDFIAGQNVLVPFYGDAALTQTAPVGPGGAQVPLALVALSGGDYTAFQGYTNSKADINSYGATIGLNTKILDGFSLGLNYTYAKFDFDEASDPDFEAGFNTPEHKVKLQFGKTDLFKNFGFNVNARWQDEYRWESTFLDATIGSRTVIDAQVNYSVPEWKSVFKLGGANLMGQEYLSAPGVGAIGSQYYLSWTINN; encoded by the coding sequence ATGATAAAAAATTTTTTACTTATTGCATTTATAGCTTTTGGTAGCTTAGCAATGGTAGCACAGACTACCGTTTCTGGTACCGTTACAGATGCAAAAACAGGAGAGACACTGCCTGGAGCCAGCATCAAAATTTCTAGAAAGGCAGTTGGAACGAACACCGATTTTGATGGAAACTTTGTTTTAAAAGTAACAGACAAACCACCTTTTACAATTGAAATTTCCATGTTAGGGTTTCAAACAGAAAAGGTTGAAATCACAAAAAATAATCAAAAAGTTGAGGTAAACTTAACAGAAAACGAAACTTCTTTAGATGAAATTGTTGTTTCAGCATCTAGAACTCCAGAACGTATCATGGAGTCTCCAGTTACTGTTGAAAGGATGGACTCTAGAGCTATTAAAAACACATCTGCACCTACTTTTTACGATGGTTTAGAGAATTTAAAAGGGGTAGATATTAATACAAATAGTTTAACTTTTAAATCTGTTAACACGCGTGGTTTTGCAACTTTTGCGAACACTCGTTTTATGCAATTAGTAGATGGTATGGATAATACATCTCCAGCTTTAAATTTTGCATTGGGTAATTTATTAGGAATGTCTGAACTGGATGTAAAAACAGTAGAGTTATTGCCAGGAGCATCATCTGCGCTGTATGGTGCAAATGCTTTTAATGGTATTATGTTTATGACCAGTAAAAGTCCTTTTGATGATCAAGGGATTAGTTTTTCTTTAAAAGGAGGTATCACTAGTCAAGAAGCAGCTGGGGACAATGAATATACGGATTTCAACATTAGAATGGCGCATGCGTTTTCTGATAAGTTTGCAGTAAAAGCAACCATGGCATATTTAGATGGTACAGAATGGTACGCTACAGATTATAGAAATACAAATGGTAGTACTTATATTTCTGGAGATAGAGATTCTGACAGAAATTATGATGGTGTTAATGTGTATGGTGATGAAGTTAGTACAAATATAAGAGGGGTTGCTCAAACATTAGAAGGTTTAGGTATAATTCCTAATGGCGCATCAGCTCTAGTGCCAAGTGAGAATATTAGTAGAACAGGATATGATGAAAGAGATTTAATGACGTATGATGCGAAAAGTGTAAAGTTTGGTGCCTCTTTAAATTATCGTCCTTTTGGAAATGATCGTTTAGAAATTATTTGGAATTCCAAATATGGAACCGGTAACACCATCTATCAAGGAACAAATAGATACAACATCAAAAACTTCTTTATGGAACAGCATAAACTAGAGTTTAAAGGTAAAAACTTCTTTGTTAGAGGGTATTTAACTAGTGAAGATGCAGGTAATTCTTATGACACCCGTTTTGCAGCTATTAATATTAATCGATCTTGGAAGGACGATAATACTTGGTTCGGAGAATACACAGGAGCATATTTATCAGGAACTCTAGGTGGTTTAACTTCTGATCAAGCCCATGCACTAGCAAGACAAACAGCAGAAACAGGTAGATTATTACCAGGAACAGCTGGTTTTCAAGAAGCGTTTGATAGAATAACTTCAGACCCGGATTTAGTAACAGGTTCTAAGTTTCAAGATAAGACTAAATATTACCATGCAGATGCTAATTATAATTTTCAAGATGTTACAGATTGGGCAGAAATTCAAGTGGGAGCGTCTTATAGATTATACTCATTAAATTCTAATGGAAGTATATTTACTGATTATGATGGACCTATTGAATACAATGAATATGGTGTTTATACCCAATTACAAAAGAAATTCTTAGAAGATGATCGTTTAAAGTTTACAGCATCTGTGCGTTATGATAAAGCACAAAATTTCAACGGAAACTATTCTCCAAGAATATCTTTAGCATATGCTGCTGGGGAAAATAAAAACCAAAATTTTAGAGCATCTTTTCAAACAGGTTTTAGAAACCCAACAACACAAGATCAATATATTGGTTTAAATGCTGGTAGAGCATTTTTAGTAGGTTCAGCACCAGATAATTTAGACAGATATACAACAACACCTTTATCGGTTAGTGGATTAGGTCAAAATTTTACAGGAACACCTACAGTATCAGTTTCAGGTAGATCTGCATATGAGAATTCTTTTTCTGCATCTTCAGTAATCGCAGGAAACCCAACAAAAGCAAGTATTGATTTGGTAAAACCAGAGAAAGTTACAGCTTATGAAATAGGATATAGAGGGTTAATACCAACCGGAGGCTCAAGAATATCAGTAGATTTAAGTGTGTATTATAATTCTTATGAAGATTTTATTGCAGGACAAAATGTTTTAGTACCTTTTTACGGTGATGCTGCACTTACTCAAACTGCACCTGTTGGTCCAGGAGGGGCTCAAGTACCGTTAGCGTTAGTGGCTTTAAGTGGTGGAGATTATACTGCTTTTCAAGGATATACAAACTCGAAAGCTGACATTAATTCTTACGGAGCTACAATTGGATTAAATACTAAAATATTAGATGGTTTTAGTCTAGGATTGAATTATACATATGCTAAATTTGATTTCGATGAAGCTTCAGACCCAGATTTTGAGGCAGGCTTTAATACACCAGAGCATAAAGTAAAACTTCAATTTGGTAAAACAGATTTATTTAAAAACTTTGGGTTTAATGTAAATGCAAGATGGCAAGATGAGTATAGATGGGAATCTACTTTCTTAGATGCAACTATAGGATCAAGAACAGTTATAGACGCTCAAGTAAATTATAGTGTTCCGGAATGGAAGTCTGTATTTAAATTGGGAGGAGCTAACTTAATGGGGCAAGAATATTTAAGTGCACCAGGTGTTGGAGCTATCGGTTCTCAGTATTACCTTTCTTGGACAATTAATAACTAA
- a CDS encoding zinc metalloprotease — protein sequence MKKVIFGLLIVAGTLIGCQENSSDMTNELQSKVDMSDFYVFTDEYGSKGDSNTKESRECHSMNVLNRQLKENSGLYKKMYDVEYNTRKFIGAKGKPTGTGGGGSGGGDSDVDVAIVPDNLGVINIPVYIHIVYPNANSISNAQVSSQMNVLNADFTNTNVSQLPSGTTFANDATNAGFSFSLAGTFRYDDPKASWGTNNSVKAAYPPITPETHLNIWVCNIGGGILGYAQFPGGAASTDGVVLGGEYFGVTGGVYGAGRTATHEVGHYFNLRHIWGDGRCRQDDFVADTPSSDSSNGGCPTFPSVSCKTADMTMNYMDYTYDNCMYMFTDGQRNRMRALFAPGGARFLMSGS from the coding sequence ATGAAAAAAGTAATTTTTGGGCTACTAATTGTAGCTGGAACTTTAATTGGATGTCAAGAAAATTCATCCGACATGACAAATGAACTGCAGTCAAAAGTCGACATGAGCGATTTTTACGTTTTTACAGATGAATACGGATCAAAAGGAGACTCTAATACAAAAGAAAGTAGAGAATGTCATTCCATGAACGTTTTAAATAGACAATTAAAAGAAAATTCTGGATTGTATAAAAAAATGTATGATGTAGAATATAATACCAGAAAATTTATTGGTGCTAAAGGTAAACCGACTGGTACAGGTGGTGGTGGATCTGGAGGAGGAGACTCTGACGTAGATGTTGCTATTGTGCCTGATAATTTAGGAGTTATTAACATTCCTGTCTATATTCATATTGTTTATCCGAATGCTAATAGTATTTCTAATGCCCAAGTATCGTCTCAAATGAATGTCTTAAATGCTGATTTTACAAATACTAATGTTAGTCAATTGCCTTCTGGCACTACTTTTGCTAATGATGCAACGAATGCTGGTTTTAGTTTTTCTTTAGCAGGTACCTTCAGATATGATGACCCTAAAGCTTCTTGGGGAACTAATAATTCAGTAAAAGCGGCGTATCCGCCTATCACTCCAGAAACTCATTTAAATATTTGGGTATGTAATATTGGTGGTGGTATTTTAGGATATGCTCAATTTCCTGGTGGCGCTGCATCAACTGATGGTGTTGTTTTAGGTGGAGAATATTTTGGTGTTACTGGTGGTGTTTATGGTGCTGGTAGAACGGCTACGCACGAGGTTGGTCACTATTTCAATTTACGTCATATTTGGGGCGACGGAAGATGTCGTCAAGATGATTTCGTAGCCGATACACCATCTTCAGATTCTTCAAATGGTGGATGTCCTACATTCCCTTCTGTAAGTTGTAAAACTGCCGATATGACTATGAATTACATGGACTATACTTACGACAATTGTATGTATATGTTTACAGATGGTCAAAGAAATAGAATGAGGGCTCTTTTTGCTCCTGGAGGAGCAAGATTTTTAATGTCAGGTAGTTAG
- a CDS encoding SGNH/GDSL hydrolase family protein, whose protein sequence is MKNYKYIALFLLSLGVISCDVNNELDAIPAEAVENVALNTNGLDFSKYVSVGASFTAGYTDGAMFIAAQENSFPNILAGIFGTEFKQPLMNDNIGGLVYGGAAVQPPRFYFDGAGPARLSATPTTELTAVLSGPFNNFGAPGAKSFHLGVPGYGQLNPYFGRMASSPTATVLGDALAQNPTFFTLSEIGGNDVLGYALSGGSGVDRSPNTAENLNPANYGGNDITNPNVFAQVFSDMVTALTANGAKGVVANVPYITDLANFITIPYNPIPMDAATAGAVSSAYAQYNGGIQQAFAYLVAVTPMTQEMADAEIAKRTISFTAGQNAVVIMDEDLTDLTAINPGLISMRQTTSDDLLVLASSAIIGTLADPSNPASVNGVGVPLADQWALTPQEQASIRTATDAYNTTIATVAASNPNVALVDFKGVLTEASTGIMFDNYTMTTSLVTGGLVSLDGVHLTARGYALMANKILASIDVEFGSNFTTATNGLAKAGDYPTNYSPLLR, encoded by the coding sequence ATGAAAAATTATAAATATATAGCATTGTTTCTTTTATCATTGGGAGTTATTTCTTGTGATGTAAATAATGAGCTGGATGCAATACCAGCAGAGGCAGTTGAAAATGTAGCTTTAAATACAAACGGATTAGATTTCTCTAAATATGTTTCTGTAGGAGCTTCTTTTACAGCGGGCTATACGGATGGAGCTATGTTTATTGCGGCGCAAGAAAATTCTTTTCCAAATATTTTGGCAGGAATTTTTGGAACTGAATTTAAACAACCTTTAATGAATGATAATATTGGAGGTTTAGTTTATGGCGGAGCAGCAGTTCAGCCACCAAGATTTTATTTTGATGGTGCAGGACCTGCAAGATTATCTGCAACGCCAACTACAGAATTAACAGCGGTTCTTTCAGGACCTTTTAATAATTTTGGCGCTCCAGGAGCAAAAAGTTTTCACTTAGGAGTCCCTGGTTACGGACAATTAAATCCTTATTTTGGAAGAATGGCTTCTAGCCCAACAGCAACAGTTTTAGGAGATGCTTTAGCACAAAACCCAACTTTCTTTACATTGTCAGAAATTGGAGGAAATGATGTTTTAGGCTATGCCCTTTCAGGAGGGTCAGGAGTAGATAGAAGCCCAAATACGGCAGAAAATTTAAATCCTGCAAATTACGGAGGAAATGACATTACAAACCCGAATGTTTTTGCACAAGTATTTAGCGATATGGTTACCGCTTTAACAGCAAATGGAGCAAAAGGAGTAGTAGCTAATGTACCTTATATTACAGATTTAGCTAATTTTATTACAATACCTTATAATCCAATTCCTATGGATGCTGCAACTGCTGGAGCAGTAAGTTCAGCATATGCTCAATATAATGGTGGTATACAACAAGCTTTTGCTTATTTAGTTGCTGTAACACCTATGACACAAGAAATGGCAGATGCAGAAATCGCTAAAAGAACAATATCTTTTACAGCAGGACAAAATGCAGTTGTTATTATGGATGAAGATTTAACAGATTTAACAGCAATAAACCCAGGTTTAATAAGTATGAGACAGACAACTTCTGACGATTTGTTAGTATTGGCAAGTTCAGCAATAATTGGTACGTTAGCAGATCCTAGTAATCCTGCAAGTGTAAATGGCGTTGGTGTTCCTTTAGCGGATCAATGGGCGCTTACACCGCAAGAACAGGCTTCTATAAGAACGGCAACAGATGCCTACAATACAACTATCGCTACAGTTGCTGCTTCTAATCCTAACGTTGCATTGGTAGACTTTAAAGGAGTTTTGACCGAAGCATCTACAGGAATTATGTTTGATAATTATACCATGACCACAAGCTTAGTTACTGGAGGTTTAGTAAGTTTAGATGGTGTTCATTTAACAGCAAGAGGATATGCTTTAATGGCAAACAAAATTTTAGCATCAATTGATGTTGAATTTGGTTCTAACTTTACCACGGCAACAAATGGTTTAGCAAAGGCAGGAGATTACCCAACAAATTACTCTCCTTTGTTGAGATAA